cacaggcggtgaagtaggtttgcaggtgtctgtctttctctccccctctgtcttcctttcctccccatttctctctgtcctatccaacaatgacaacatcaacaacaacaataactacaacaatagaacaagggcaacaaaagggagtaaataaataaatatttaaaaaacagtttaaaaaattaaaaattgaggtTGGTTAGCAGTGTCACAAATGTATGAAACCAGGGGCTCATtccctggcaaaaataaatatgtaaataacacGCCTCCAGTCCAAGAGGAGTTTGTGAGTCTGGCAGGGAAGGAAGGCTGAGAAGTCGAGTTCTGACCCAGCCCTGCCACTTAGTGGACTGTTGCTTCCTAAGCCTCCTCAGCTGTGAAAAGGGGGTGCTGACCTTAGTCCCCACAGCCCACACCTGAGGCTCAGGATGGGGTTCCAGCCCAGCCTCCCTCCGGCACTGCCCCTCTTCACCCAGCCCTCCGCAGAGAGGGCGGCAGGAGCTAGGTGGGCTGGGCAGTGTCAGGGTCCTGAGCCGCCCTCCCTGGCCAGGGCCGGAACGCCTCGGAGCAGGTGAAGATGCTGCAGCGGATAGAGCAGCACAACGCCAGGCAGCCATTGGCCCAGAGGATCCGAGTGTCTGTGGAGGTGGAGAAGCCCCGCGAGGAGATGTTCCAGCTGTTTGGCTATGGAGacgtggtgagccaggggctgagctcaggacctcaggctggcAAGTGCTGTCCTCAACCACTGAGTTGCCTCCCCAGTCCAGGAGTACAgcatttgttcttctttttaaaaccagagcactgctcagctctggttatgatggtgcaggggattgaatctgattgaacctgggagtttggagcctcaggcatgagaatctgtttgcatcaccattatactatctccccttcctgAGACTGCAGTATCTTAAACAAAAATCTCTGGTGATACTAGTATGTGACTGCTGCCAAGGAAAATATGGGACCTCCCCATACCTTTCTCTTAAAGACAAAGAAACCAGACCTTGAGATCACAGAGGTCTGAGGAAAGCAAAATCATTAAGAGGCCATCTGCTCAGGAAAGCGGGTGTAACATGACGTTGCTAGGGGATGCCACTAGAGGGCGCGCAAGGCTTGCTGTGGGCTTTCAGTTAACCGGAGAGTCATTGAGCTTAGAGACCCTGGTTTTCGTGTCACCTTGGGGTCATTGTTTCCTTCCCAGGCCAGCTCCTGTGGGACAGCAAAAGATGCTTTGctgctgctggtgtgtgtgtgtgtgtggggggtagctGCAGAGGAGAGGACTGGTGACAGGGACTAGAGTGAGGGTGACAGGCATTCTCTTCCCCTATCCACAGGTGTTTGTCAGCAAGGATGTGGCCAAGCACTTGGGGTTTCGGTCTGCTGTGGAGGCCCTGAAGGGCTTGTATAGCCGCGTGAGGAAAGGGTGAGCTGGACCCCCGAGGTCTGCCTGGGGACAgcattgccccccccccacctgctgaGCTGTGACTTTGCAGGGCGACACTGGTCTGCGCCTGGGCTGAGCAGGGTGCTGACGCGCTGGGCCCCGATGGCCGGCTGCTCCACTCGGATGCCTTCCCACCAGCCCAGGTGGTGGATACTCTGGGTGCAGGGGACACCTTCAATGCCTCGGTCATCTTCAGCCTGTCACAGGGTGAGTCTCCCGGCTGGAGGGGCAGCCCCCTGATCCCCCCTCCCCATTGCCCCAAGCCTGACGCGGCTGCCTGTCCCTTCAGGGAAGAGCATGCAGGAGGCTCTGAGCTTCGGCTGCCAGGTGGCTGGCAGGAAGTGTGGTTTGCAGGGCTTCGATGGCATCGTGTGAGGTGCAGCCCAGGGGGGCATCCCTGGCTGCCTGGTGCCTCCATCCCTACCCTGCTCCTTGGGCAGAAGTGGGCTGAACAAATAAACCTCTTTCCCCTGttggtctgtttctttctttcttttttttttaaatatttatttattccctttttgttgtccttgttttattgttgtaattattgttgttattgatgtcgttcgtcattgttggataggacagagagaaatggaaagaggggaagacagagagggggagagaaagacagacacctgcagacctgcttcaccacctgtgaagcaactgtcctgcaggtggggagccaggggctcaaaccgggatccgtatgccggtccttgcgctttgtgccacctgcgcttaacccgctgcgccaccgcccgactccctttggtcTGTTTCTCATGTCGTCCAGATTGCCCTggctggggagtcctgaggtttGAGGCACCTCATACTTCATCCTCTTTATCTCTACCGTAGatgaccccccaacacacacacacacacacacacacacacacacacatacacacacacacacgaggggccgccacctggagcagtgggacACTGTGCCCAGCTCTTCCGGGGTCGAGAGGAGACTTAAGTGAGCACACCCCAGAACCTTCCAGATGACCACAAAGCTCTTCCCTGTGGGGAGGCTGGAGCTCCGGGAGCGCCtctggggctgagctgaggggcAGGAGCCTGCTCTGTGGCCTGGTGGAGGCTTCCAAGTCCAAAAGTACCTCCTTGGTGGCTGCCCCAGTCCAAAGGCCCCACCGTCAGAGCCGCCCTGCAGTGAAGGCAGAGCTTCCACCCTTCCAGTCCAGTGACCCTGGACTCActgttgggggctggggtggggtgggggcaggcctgGCGAGTGTGGCGAAACTCTCGGCTCCACTGGGATTAATTGGTCAGTTTCCCTGCAGGAGTGGAGGCAGGCAGTGAGGCCAGAGTGTGGGTTCAGCCGATCTGCCGTGGTGGGTGGGACACTGGGACTGCCCGTCCTGCCTggtccccagcccctggtcccttaaGTCTGAGCAGGTGGCAGCGGAGGAGGATAGATGCCTCAGGCAGGCCAGTGCAGGGCTTCTTTATTGCTTGTGGGGCCCAAGGCTGCCCCTCCACATTGAGTCTCCCTGAGCTGGACAGAAAGACCGGCCACGGGGtcgggaggggagagagagggtccCCAAGGGCCGGCCCGCCCTGCAGAGTGCGGCTCACGCTACATCTCGTCATTCTCCACCTGGATGGCATGAAcctccagctcctgtgggctgggcaTGGCGTCCAGAGTGCCCCCCGGAGGACCTGCCTCCTCCCTCACATTCAGAGCCTCTGCCTGGACCCAGGACTCCCCAGCCAGGCTGGGGGCTTCTCCAGCCTCCCTCTGGCCCTGGGCCTCCTGTAAAGGTTCCAAGAACTcccttccagcccccacctgtgccCCTGCTTGTTCTTGGGGATTTGGGGCTTCCTGTGCTTCAGCTAGTGGGGCCTGTCCCCCAACACCGTGCGGCTCTGGCAGCTCTCTGGGCTCGGTGTTCCTTGGGGCCTGTCCTGGGAGGCTGATGAGCTCGGTGGGGGTCACCAGTCCATCCCCATCCAGGTCCTGGGTCTCCAGCACCTTGTCCACCGCCAGGACCACCTGTAGGAGCAGTCACCGTGACAGTGAGCGGAGGTTCCCAGCGCCCCTGCTTATCCCTTTTCCAGGGGCTCAGCCTGGAGGTCGAGAAAATCCAAAGCCCAGGGGCTTCATATCCTTCCCATGAGGGCGGCCCCACCCCATGGGCATACCGGGTTGGCAGTGTGTGAGGCAGCGGCCCCCTGGGCCAGTACCACGGGCATCATGGCCATCAGCTCCAGGCCGTCCAGCTGGCCGTTCTGGTCGTAGTCGTACAGGGCAATCATGCAGAGGAGGACTGAGCGAGAGGACCAAGTCAGCGGGGAGCGGGCAGCCGGGCCGAGGTATGCCAGGGTGGGCTCAGCCTCCCGTCCACCTGCCCTCACCCTGCTCCCAGCTCAGGCTCTCAGGCTCCTGCTCCATCCTGTCCAGCTTCTTCAGGTAGCTCTGCAGGAACCTGTCAGAAGCGTGCTGTCAGCCCGGGAGGGGCTGTCTGCTGCCTCCAGCCCCGGCCCTCCCCATCCCCACAACTTACCCCACAACTTACCGTAGCTGCTCCGGGCCCCGCTGCTGGAAGGGGTTGGGCACTTCGGGATccaacctggaggaggaggaaggcccAGCCTGGCAATATGCTCCAGTGAGGACCCAGCCTGCCAGCCTGCACCCCAAACTCTTCCCAAGCTTCTCTGGGAGTCCTTTGCTCATCTACTAGTCTTGTGGGGAGGAGGTCCTGCTAGTCCCCTGAAGCAGAACCTTATTTCTACAAATGGCAGACtaatttcccttctctttctctttagagacagagggtgaaagaaaccacagcaccggggccaggcggtggtgcacctggctaagtgcacacatcacagtgcacaagaactcaggttcaagcctctggcccccacctgcaggatgaaagcttcacgagtggtgaagcagtactgcaagtgtctctctgtctctctccctctctatctcctcctcccctctcagtttcgctctgtctctatccaataataaataaaatatatatatttttaaaaaagggaggaggagttaagcgcatgcggcacaaagtgcaaggactgccgtaaggaacccagtttgagcccccagctccctacctgcaggggagtcgcttcacaagcagtgaagcaggtctgcaggtgtctttctctccccctctctgtcttttcctcctctctccatttctctctgtcctatccaacaacaatgacattagtaaccacaacgttaaacatcaaaggcaacaaaagggaaaataaataaaaataaaaaatttaataaacatctatttaaaaaaaatgagtcaggcggtagcgcagcgggttaaacgcatgtggcacaaagtgcaaggaccggcgtaaggatcccggtttgagcccccggctcctcacctgcctgggagttgcttcacaggcaactttctctccccctgtcttcccctcctctctccatttctctctgtcctatccaacaacaataataactacaacaataaaacaacaagggcaacaaaagggaataaataaataagtattaaaaaaaaaaaagaaagaaaagaaaccacagcactgaagcttccttcaatgcactggAGGCTGGGTTCAAAACTGGGCCAAGCtctggcaaagtagcacactaagtgagctatttcactgcctCAGACAGTGGAGTTCTAATTTTGAAGTTCAATGCCAACTCTGATGAAACATCAGGTTGGGTAGCAGCTGGGTGAAACCACACCTGGAGAGCACAGGGTGGTGACACAGGAAGCAGAGCAGTGGGCGGGAGGCAGgacagggtgggtggtggtggcctTGCTACTTTCATGCTGGCACCCAGGCCAGGCCTCCAGTGGCACCCGCCCCtgtgttattgctgctgtttcccccagagcactgctcagctctggcttatggtggtgctgggggttgaacctggaactttgaaggtTCAGCCATGAGAGAGTCTCTGCACAACCCTTATGCTAACTCCCCTGCCCATGGTGCACCATGCTTTAGAGCCAATTTGTCCCTT
Above is a window of Erinaceus europaeus chromosome 3, mEriEur2.1, whole genome shotgun sequence DNA encoding:
- the KHK gene encoding ketohexokinase isoform X4, which gives rise to MEDKQILCVGLVVLDIINVVDKYPEEDADSRCLSQRWQRGGNASNSCTVLSLLGAPCAFMGSLARGHVADFVLEDLRRYSVDLRYTVVQTTGSVPISTVIINRANGSRTILHAYRNLPDVSAADFEKVDLTRFKWIHIEGRNASEQVKMLQRIEQHNARQPLAQRIRVSVEVEKPREEMFQLFGYGDVVFVSKDVAKHLGFRSAVEALKGLYSRVRKGATLVCAWAEQGADALGPDGRLLHSDAFPPAQVVDTLGAGDTFNASVIFSLSQGKSMQEALSFGCQVAGRKCGLQGFDGIV
- the KHK gene encoding ketohexokinase isoform X5, whose translation is MGSLARGHVADFVLEDLRRYSVDLRYTVVQTTGSVPISTVIINRANGSRTILHAYSFLVADFRRRGVDVSQVAWQSSGETPCSCCIVNNSNGSRTIVLYDTNLPDVSAADFEKVDLTRFKWIHIEGRNASEQVKMLQRIEQHNARQPLAQRIRVSVEVEKPREEMFQLFGYGDVVFVSKDVAKHLGFRSAVEALKGLYSRVRKGATLVCAWAEQGADALGPDGRLLHSDAFPPAQVVDTLGAGDTFNASVIFSLSQGKSMQEALSFGCQVAGRKCGLQGFDGIV
- the KHK gene encoding ketohexokinase isoform X2, which codes for MEDKQILCVGLVVLDIINVVDKYPEEDADSRCLSQRWQRGGNASNSCTVLSLLGAPCAFMGSLARGHVAEANGSRTILHAYSFLVADFRRRGVDVSQVAWQSSGETPCSCCIVNNSNGSRTIVLYDTNLPDVSAADFEKVDLTRFKWIHIEGRNASEQVKMLQRIEQHNARQPLAQRIRVSVEVEKPREEMFQLFGYGDVVFVSKDVAKHLGFRSAVEALKGLYSRVRKGATLVCAWAEQGADALGPDGRLLHSDAFPPAQVVDTLGAGDTFNASVIFSLSQGKSMQEALSFGCQVAGRKCGLQGFDGIV
- the KHK gene encoding ketohexokinase isoform X8; protein product: MGSLARGHVADFLVADFRRRGVDVSQVAWQSSGETPCSCCIVNNSNGSRTIVLYDTNLPDVSAADFEKVDLTRFKWIHIEGRNASEQVKMLQRIEQHNARQPLAQRIRVSVEVEKPREEMFQLFGYGDVVFVSKDVAKHLGFRSAVEALKGLYSRVRKGATLVCAWAEQGADALGPDGRLLHSDAFPPAQVVDTLGAGDTFNASVIFSLSQGKSMQEALSFGCQVAGRKCGLQGFDGIV
- the KHK gene encoding ketohexokinase isoform X7 encodes the protein MEDKQILCVGLVVLDIINVVDKYPEEDADSRCLSQRWQRGGNASNSCTVLSLLGAPCAFMGSLARGHVAENLPDVSAADFEKVDLTRFKWIHIEGRNASEQVKMLQRIEQHNARQPLAQRIRVSVEVEKPREEMFQLFGYGDVVFVSKDVAKHLGFRSAVEALKGLYSRVRKGATLVCAWAEQGADALGPDGRLLHSDAFPPAQVVDTLGAGDTFNASVIFSLSQGKSMQEALSFGCQVAGRKCGLQGFDGIV
- the KHK gene encoding ketohexokinase isoform X6; the protein is MEDKQILCVGLVVLDIINVVDKYPEEDADSRCLSQRWQRGGNASNSCTVLSLLGAPCAFMGSLARGHVAEANGSRTILHAYRNLPDVSAADFEKVDLTRFKWIHIEGRNASEQVKMLQRIEQHNARQPLAQRIRVSVEVEKPREEMFQLFGYGDVVFVSKDVAKHLGFRSAVEALKGLYSRVRKGATLVCAWAEQGADALGPDGRLLHSDAFPPAQVVDTLGAGDTFNASVIFSLSQGKSMQEALSFGCQVAGRKCGLQGFDGIV
- the KHK gene encoding ketohexokinase isoform X3, which translates into the protein MEDKQILCVGLVVLDIINVVDKYPEEDADSRCLSQRWQRGGNASNSCTVLSLLGAPCAFMGSLARGHVADFLVADFRRRGVDVSQVAWQSSGETPCSCCIVNNSNGSRTIVLYDTNLPDVSAADFEKVDLTRFKWIHIEGRNASEQVKMLQRIEQHNARQPLAQRIRVSVEVEKPREEMFQLFGYGDVVFVSKDVAKHLGFRSAVEALKGLYSRVRKGATLVCAWAEQGADALGPDGRLLHSDAFPPAQVVDTLGAGDTFNASVIFSLSQGKSMQEALSFGCQVAGRKCGLQGFDGIV
- the CGREF1 gene encoding cell growth regulator with EF hand domain protein 1; protein product: MFPWTVRILVLLLPLSQAAPKDGAIRLDPEVPNPFQQRGPEQLRFLQSYLKKLDRMEQEPESLSWEQVLLCMIALYDYDQNGQLDGLELMAMMPVVLAQGAAASHTANPVVLAVDKVLETQDLDGDGLVTPTELISLPGQAPRNTEPRELPEPHGVGGQAPLAEAQEAPNPQEQAGAQVGAGREFLEPLQEAQGQREAGEAPSLAGESWVQAEALNVREEAGPPGGTLDAMPSPQELEVHAIQVENDEM